The Vicia villosa cultivar HV-30 ecotype Madison, WI linkage group LG1, Vvil1.0, whole genome shotgun sequence genome includes a region encoding these proteins:
- the LOC131655477 gene encoding uncharacterized mitochondrial protein AtMg00820-like encodes MGESEPVKIEEALSDPKSICAMKEEMELIDKEKDLGASYFPQGKKPIGVKWVYKVKANPKGEVVKHNAILVAKGFLQKKGIYFEEVFAPQERIETIILVLGLQTTTIDPFIKWT; translated from the coding sequence ATGGGGGAATCTGAACCCGTTAAAATAGAGGAGGCTTTAAGTGATCCAAAATCGATTTGTGCTATGAAGGAGGAAATGGAATTGATTGATAAGGAAAAAGACTTGGGAGCTAGTTATTTTCCTCAAGGTAAAAAGCCTATAGGTGTGAAATGGGTGTACAAGGTCAAAGCAAATCCAAAAGGAGAAGTGGTGAAGCACAACGCTATATTGGTAGCTAAGGGATTTTTGCAAAAGAAGGGAATATACTTTGAGGAAGTGTTCGCACCACAAGAAAGGATTGAAACCATCATATTGGTGTTGGGATTACAAACAACAACAATTGATccatttatcaaatggacgtga
- the LOC131617936 gene encoding uncharacterized protein LOC131617936 encodes MDSQVCETLAYDVEIKGDNLLMSLMEELPCDENDDERLDILIRSFEAEISESKMGDHDDLTSIESLQMKRNFEENYNESWNIGQVGEEHEFGVEWVDMDLIPSFQFDDGGWECFGDEKDVMVDHLMVCDYGFEFDREEHAYNSFWQENYEMDLVH; translated from the coding sequence ATGGATTCACAAGTTTGTGAAACTTTAGCTTATGATGTAGAAATCAAGGGTGATAATCTTCTCATGTCACTAATGGAAGAGTTACCATGTGATGAAAATGATGATGAAAGATTAGATATCTTGATAAGATCTTTTGAGGCTGAAATTAGTGAAAGCAAGATGGGTGATCATGATGATTTAACAAGTATAGAATCATTACAAATGAagagaaattttgaagaaaattacaATGAATCATGGAACATAGGACAAGTGGGTGAAGAGCATGAGTTTGGGGTTGAATGGGTTGATATGGATTTGATACCATCCTTccaatttgatgatggaggttgGGAGTGTTTTGGAGATGAGAAAGATGTGATGGTTGATCATTTAATGGTTTGTGATTATGGGTTTGAGTTTGATAGGGAAGAACATGCTTACAATTCATTTTGGCAAGAGAATTATGAGATGGATTTGGTTCATTAG
- the LOC131655488 gene encoding uncharacterized protein LOC131655488 gives MTSHDAPPHMTSHDVSPPLEPSHKKLHVTLPPKTLNFASLHSTSHVAPSSSTSRVAPFCRTSITRKSNGPPHTMTSYTRTFDGPHPYVAPPTRESATRTSNIPSSHVASTNRTSNASLPHVASATRTSNVPLPHVASATSTSNVPLPHVASATRTPNVPLPHAASATRTPNVPLPHSASATRTSNVSIPHAGSATRTSSLTPPSTIRGVTSPSISQPSDSDGAQTPRSSETVVPSETRSNGGKQTLYLDLQGFLPSYAAASGIGDIIRSNYSMPWNSWKKIDSDTRDLWFGEFKKKYNFVPLDDAWARKNFERRGATIMKNNLNKVRVTRKRPSWIDLNMWNTLCEHWGTSEYKKKSMQAKTNRASDCGGFGMPLHTCGSITTSQHRANLTELNGTPPAPSDLFVHTHQHRKNNTWVDRRSEHVYEKFKRRWEELTQQESSQGTPPPKEIDVWTEVAGIRKGHVYGLGSESSSFASRRNYRGSSSSSTEWVQRHEFEELKIEREEMRIEREEMRNERDELRDMLKQLMKSLNFRPKPYIRDQVHEDDVFKNDKCSSVA, from the exons ATGACATCTCATGATGCACCTCCTCATATGACATCTCATGATGTATCTCCTCCTCTTGAACCTTCTCATAAGAAATTACATGTTACACTTCCTCCCAAGACATTGAATTTTGCATCTCTTCATAGTACATCTCATGTTGCACCCTCTTCAAGCACATCTCGTGTTGCACCTTTTTGTAGGACATCTATTACTAGGAAATCTAATGGCCCACCTCATACTATGACATCTTATACTAGGACATTTGATGGCCCACATCCTTATGTTGCACCTCCTACAAGGGAATCTGCTACTAGAACATCTAATATTCCTTCTTCTCATGTTGCATCTACTAATAGGACATCTAATGCCTCACTTCCTCATGTTGCATCTGCCACTAGGACATCTAATGTTCCACTTCCTCATGTTGCATCTGCTACTAGCACATCTAATGTTCCACTTCCTCATGTTGCATCTGCTACTAGGACACCTAATGTCCCACTTCCTCATGCTGCATCTGCTACTAGGACACCTAATGTCCCACTTCCTCATTCTGCATCTGCTACTAGGACATCTAATGTCTCAATTCCTCATGCTGGATCTGCTACTAGGACATCAAGTCTCACACCCCCGTCTACAATAAGAGGGGTAACATCACCATCTATTTCACAACCTTCTGATTCTGATGGGGCACAAACCCCAAGATCAAGTGAAACTGTCGTTCCATCCGAGACACGAAGTAATGGCGGAAAGCAAACCTTATACCTTGACTTACAAGG ATTTTTGCCTTCATATGCTGCGGCTAGTGGGATTGGAGATATCATTAGGAGTAACTATAGTATGCCATGGAACTCATGGAAGAAGATAGACAGTGATACGAGGGACTTGTGGTTTGGAGAGTTTAAG AAAAAGTATAATTTTGTTCCACTGGATGATGCATGGGCTAGAAAGAACTTTGAAAGACGAGGTGCAACAATAATGAAAAATAACTTAAACAAGGTCCGTGTCACAAGGAAAAGACCAAGTTGGATTGATCTGAATATGTGGAATACACTATGTGAGCATTGGGGAACTTCAGAATATAAGAAAAAGAGTATGCAGGCAAAAACAAATCGAGCATCTGACTGTGGAGGTTTTGGAATGCCCCTTCACACTTGTGGCTCTATCACCACTTCCCAACATAGAGCTAATTTG aCGGAACTGAATGGCACTCCTCCCGCTCCTTCAGATTTGTTTGTTCACACACACCAACATCGCAAGAATAATACTTGGGTTGATCGAAGATCTGAACATGTTTAT GAAAAATTTAAACGTAGATGGGAAGAATTAACTCAACAAGAATCTTCGCAAGGAACTCCGCCACCAAAAGAAATTGATGTGTGGACTGAAGTTGCGGGAATAAGGAAAGGACATGTGTATGGCCTTGGGAGTGAATCTTCTTCATTTGCAAGCAGGCGAAATTACCGTGGTTCAAGTTCCTCGTCAACAGAATGGGTGCAAAGGCATGAATTTGAAGAATTAAAAATTGAAAGGGAAGAAATGAGAATTGAAAGGGAAGAAATGAGAAATGAAAGGGATGAACTTCGTGATATGTTAAAACAATTGATGAAAAGCTTAAACTTTCGGCCCAAGCCATATATTAGAGATCAAGTTCATGAAGATGATGTg TTCAAGAATGACAAGTGTAGTAGTGTGGCTTAA